The Camelina sativa cultivar DH55 chromosome 18, Cs, whole genome shotgun sequence DNA window GgtattgttaaaaataataacataaggATTTAATTAACTCGTGTTTAAGTATTAGATTAATGATACTTGAATTTATAGTAATATCGATGCAAACCCGTCCCATCATACAAACCATCATGCAATATAACCCATAtgtgttattttaaatttttaatatgtttaaatattcataattttagaaattctattaagtttagatatcaATTTTGAAGTCTACTATATAAGGTAGaattaaaacaatcaactttacaaaccaaactaatcatacataaatttaaaattttgattcttATTAAGTGAAGCTTCCGGCTCATTCAGATTtagattgattttgattttatatataataagactCTGAATTATTATCTAAACGTTTTAGCTGAAGTGGCTTGGTCAACACACCATTTATATTAATAGAGTAATAGATATccgtttttttaaatttgagtcatagtatatgaaaataaaaatagatttttaataatttcatgTATTATAAGCAAGCAAAGATGAAAGgagaatcaaatttaaaattttaaaaaatattttctttaattgttttttataatcttaAATAGAATCATGAGTTAAATACATTAGTGGATATTTTAGGTAACAAATTAATGGCTTTAACAATAAATGTGATGGCATTCAATTGTActagtatacatatatatttattgcgGCACGTTTAGCAACATGTCGCTTTGGCCGAGTGGTTAAGTCGCTCGCCTGTTAAGGCAACTTTAGTGCCCCAACTAAGAGACGTTAACACGCGCCTTTTCTAACCAGAGTCAACGATTTGCATCACTAAACTCCGTTGTTACAAAATGTgagtctctttttcttttcttttcaactttttaCTACATACAGTACAGTTACACTCTctgtttaacctttttttttaactacattTGCGCTTAGCAAAACCCATAACTTCTCCATACCATACAATGCCAATGAATCAAACacagtaaaacaaaaagaaccaGATTCTTCACCGGCTATCACTGATGCTAGTAGTTGTAGCCTCCTTCTCTGTGATTTGTAGAATCTTTGCATAGCATAGACCTGAGTTCCATCATTGATCTTGGTGGCTCCAAGTGCTCCGGCTTCAATGCGTTTCCAAGCAAGCTTTGCATTTGTGTCGCAAATATTTCATCTAAAACCTGAACTTATCAAACAATTAGATCAGGAAAcaaggcaacaacaacaacaacaaaaagattcTGACAGCTCCCGAAAAGGTTTCAAAACAACACTTACAGAAACTGCGATCCTCGGTCCTTTGTGCCAAGTCACATTATCTTTCCTATCTTCCAAAAGACGAAGCACATCctgtatagaaaaaaaaaggaacagaaCATTGAAGGAGGTAATTGCAGAAGACAAAAACAACCAGTGTAATGAAATGTAATGATGTCTCTAACCTGTCCCATTCGGTCCCAGATTCCTCTGCAGATTGACACAAACACATCGGGTAAGAAAACACCGTGTAGATGATCGATTGTTTTGTCTAGCAAATCCTTCAATGCCGTCATTCTGTTTCTAACATCCGGTTCTGCTGTGGTTTCTCTTAAGTCGTGGATGATGGTCTTTAGCTTCATCTGACTTTGTATCCTCGTCtgttaacataaacaaaatcaagaaattgaTTTTAACAAAAGCTGGCTCTGAGAACAAAACGCAGAAGAAAATCGAATTTTTGGAAGATAATTAGAGAGAGTACATACATTCTCTGCGAGTTTCTCCACAAGCGCTTGCATATAACTTCTGAATTTGGCTCTTAACAAAACTGTCACCTCACTTAACCGCTCTCCCAAGACTCTATTTTCTCCATCAGGGATATATGAATTCCACAATTTGAATCGGTTCTCTATACTCGGGCGTAAAATGTCAAGCACTCTTTTCATTGAGTTGAGAAGAACTCCAAGCTGAAACCCAAAATGGCGTCAATGTCTTCTCCTCTTACATCCAGAAAAAACTTGCAAAATTATACAATAAGCAAACATACCTCTTTTGGAACAGAATAAGGATTAGGAGTGCCTTTGGTAAATTTCTGGACAATTTTCAGGCCAAATATTTTACTTTCCTTTAACGGAGACAAAATCTCAGCAAATTGTTTCTCCATGGCTTCAACTATTGCCTTTTCTGAGTCTGCTACAACCTTTTTCCATGGAACAACAGCAACACTTAGATTATGATCTATTTAAACAACAACATAACATATGATTGGAGTTAAAAGGAGTCTTTGCTGTTCGACTTACTTTCTCCAAGGATATTGCGTATTCTGGCCATCGCCTAATGATGATATCGTATTCATCAAGTGTCCCATTGAGTCTTTCATACATCTCATCGACAAATGGAGAAGTCAATCCCGGAATCTCGCCACATGCTTTTGACTGAAAAGTGAAAGCAGATAGAATGTACTTAGAATGTTCTACTTTCTGCAGTATATGATTAAACTTGGAAGAACTCATTTGCATGATTAGTACCGTCTCTAGCTTGCAGAGTTCATATAAAACTCGTCTTTTCTCTTCAATCCAGGTTGTAATATATGAATAGAAAAGCTCCTTGGCATTAACGCCACCTTTAATAGGACTGCAACATGACAAGACCAAGACCATATAAGGTGCCTATCGGTCACAGGAATGTCTAAAAAACAATATGGAAGTTAAAAATTAGTTAGTGAACTTACTTTATGTTCCAGCTAGATATATCTCTCTGAAAATCAGCAGTCGTAATAACTAGCTCAACAACCGCAGGTGATGGTCCAGGAGGAGGCCATACAAGAAGAAATTCCCGGAGCCTATTGCAGAGATCAACACTATATATTGCCGCTGAATAATTTGGAAGGTCTataaagctgttcaaaagttGACAGAGAGAAATCATTAGAAAGACAAAGTGAGAAGCAAACCATTCATACCGAGTTAACATATATGCTACATATCTTTGACTTGAGTCTTAAACAAACCTTGGAAGCACATTGCAGTTATGGATCGCTATGTCACtggatatttcatttttaaggCTCAAGATTAGAGACTTCATCTTTTGATAAGAAGCTGGAAGCGCCATGGGATCAACTGGTGCACCTTCACTACGGTTGAGTAAATCGTTTGTTTCCAATAAATGTCTTCTTGACCTCTTCTTTGAAGCAGCCTGAAGTGTTGTCCGTAAGTGATGAATCACATATACAACTTAAGAAAAGATGGTTCTGAAACAGATAAAAGTTTGATTTAATACCTGAAAATATCTGCAGAGTTTCAACTGTGCCTCAGGGGTTAATACATCATTGCGAAGACCATAGAGCTTGACAGCTGATTCTATAGCAGGTGCTGGAGTCCCCGTAGCAGATTCGAAAACATCTTTCATCCCGGAGAAAGACAGTTCATCAAGTGATTTATAATTCTCAAATGCTGAAGCGAGAATCTGTTGAATTTGTTCGTCAATTTCCCCAAGTAATCGATTCTGACAAAAAAAGGACCAAAAATTGAAGTAAACTACTTGAATACTAAAGAAACAATTTAATAATCAAAACTAACCCACCTCTTGATGACTCAATACAGCCTTGTAGTTGCTTTTCATTATAATAGGGAGTAGAAAATCATAAATCAGATCAAGACAATCCTTGGTAGGCGATGCGACATCCATGACATAAGAAAGATATCTGCAAGTTCTCACAAAACATTGCTTAATTACCACAAAAGAAATTTAAGACACACACAACATTCTGACTCACTCAATAATTACCTTAATCTAGTGTATGCATCTGAAACGCCGTAATAGGATGCAAATCGAGTTATCATCCAATGCCATGGTCCCTTAAACAATAAATTTTTTCGCTGAAACCGTTCCTCTTTCATAGCCACCTCGAGGACAAGATCATACGCTGAAGTTTCTGCCACTAACCCACATTTGGTTTTTTCATCTAAACTACTTGAGTAAGTAAACTGAAGTTGGATTCTCCCAATTAGTTCATGCTCTGGTTCATGATATATTGGCAACCATCGCAGTTTGTCACTCTGcttcagaaagaaaagaagaaaacataagatCCTCAGCTTCATTGTCAGTAATATGAAAACATAATATGTGTGAGACAGCAAGAGAATCTTACCGGATCATCAGCTATAGCTGCTAGCTGAGCTACGACACGGCCAAGAAGTTGCCCCTTCGAATCTCGAACTTCGGTAATCAAATCATCACCAAGACTATCTGGTAAACTACAAGAGAAAAGAATATCAAGATCTACTAGAAAGGAGTAGAAAGAATGATCCGTAAGAGCTCACGTGAGTAAACAAGGGCACATACAAAATAAACGTCTCGCCAGATCCAGGTTGCGTCTTAATTTGATCCTCTTCAGCAGAGCTCTTTAACCTCAATGAACATGAATATGTTTCTGAAAACAGAAAGAATCAGATATTGATGACCAGTATAAGACCAATGAGTTATGTCCAAAGTATGATGCAGTACCTTGTACTGCTTCATAAGTCTGCGGTCCAGTGTGAGATGTAACAATTTCGTTTTTAACGGCCTTGGAAACCTGCTTAAGGTAGCGAGCAGCAGCCTGCAGGTAAGCCAAACTTTGACGCGAAAGTGAACCATTAAGAGGAACTTGGGGAGTGACATGAACTTTCTTGGCTGCTTTCCAGCCAGAAGATAAAGTCGAATTCAGTTCCTCAATATGGTGACGAACAACATCGAGTTTTTCCTTGGAGACCTTTAGTGTTGCAATGTTACAGCCAGGAGGTGGATCTAATCCCATTTTAATTCTACGAACTgtacaaaaaaatcatactcTTGTAAGCACAACTACTGAAATTTCTACAAGTGGTCAAATGCAGTGTGAggaaaagaaatacaaatgtgtATACCTTGGAGTCTAATCTTTCCAATAGTCTTCTTAGATTTTGGAGCAGATGTCTCGGTAACCAACTCAGAAGGTCCCTTTCCCAGTAACTCTTCTTCAGATTGAAGAAAAAACCTCTGCAAACTAAATGCATTCCTCATTATCTTGCATTCATTGTTCAGGAAGTAAGAAGCTTCGCTGACACTATCTGTTGACCATGAATGAAGACATAGCCGCACACAGGCTTCATAGGCAATCATGGCAGACCATGGACCTTGCTCACTGCATtcaaaccacacaaaaaaatgaaggaaaTGAATAAATGACAGAgggagaaaagaaacaagacaacaaaatatataaatcagatAAGAAACTCAACCTGGCATGAAAGGTGGGAAAACGAGGCAATGAACTGGTTGAAGTGATTGTCCCGTTCTGGGGCCTTCCTGAAGTTCCAGCCTCAAcatttcttctttcaaattcaTTATGGGAAGATACATTGTTCCGCACACCACAAGCTTCTGCTTCCTGTAAAAGTTATAATCAAATCAGAGAACAAGACAGTaaggttttaaaagaaaacatgacAGAAGGGGGGGGAAGCAAGTACATATGAAACTTCAGTGCTTGTAGCTGAGTCTGAAAACTCATCAGCACCAAAGACCTTTGCACCATTACGTCCAAGTCCATTTTGAGCTGCCATATTATATACGTGAGGCAAACGAACATGAATTTTATAATCTTGAGGAGAGCGTTGAGGTGAGTGTTGCCTCTCGAATGTCTCTTCATCTGAACTTGAGCCAccatagttattattattacctctaGCGGCGGGTTTAGTTGCAGAGGACAATGGAGGCGCACTCTTAAATCCAAAAGGATGACCAGAATTGGTATTGGCAGCAGACTTAGCATCCAGTTTCCGATTACCAATAGTCCACCTCGAACCAACAACATCCTATAACCATCTCAAAACAAGCAATGGTTACAGCAAAATCATAGAGACTGTTgaacagagaagaaaacaaaatagtacAAACCTCTCCTAAGCTTCTTAAGCCAGCTTCCTTGAACATCGCTCCTTACCTTTTAACCTAAAAAGTTCAGAAGAAATCATCAAAATGCAGAAATCTCTTAGTTCTGTACTGAAATCCCTAAAACATAGCAACTGAAATTAATCTGGAAACGAAATCAAAACGGATCGAAGGATACACAAAAGCGAAATTGTAGTAGTGAAACggccaaagagaagaagaagaaaaaaaaaaaaaaggagaattaCTTTTAGCTCTTCCACGAAATCCACATGAAAGAAAGGGAAATCGTGAACGGAAAACTCACGAAATTGAAGAACCGATCTACTCGTCAAATCGGGAAATAGTAATGCATTAGCTTACTTACACTCTTCCCTATGAAGAAGACTCTTccgagagtttttttttttgtttggccaGTGAAGGAGTCAACAAGTGTgaaaccagaaaaagaaaaaaaaaactccagtAGAACCAActgttaaaacttttttttcttcttcttcttcttcttcttcaaagtgACTACGGCGGAGGGAAAATTCAGGTAGTGACGACGATCATTGGACTCAAAATTCACAGTGAAGAAGAACGAGAATGGTGGATTAGTAAATAAAGATGAAGATCGAtgaagatttttcttcttctctttttttgtttttcctatttatttatttatttaatcttccttttttcttaataaaactTGCgccaagaaaggaaaaaaaatatatacggCGTTGGATGGAGACGTCAATTAACGGTGATGGAGACTTTAATACGCTCTGGTGGTAAATCTGACGTGTCAACTGCATACACGCCCTTTTTCCATGACgggatcaaaaaaaaaaagaaaaaaaacggcAACGTTCTCCGCGCGTGTATCTAAACGTACTacattaaaacctctataaattaatattattggaATCcagatattttaattaataattattattattttatagtataaattaataattattaattaatagttatatttttaattgtttaattttttttttttatgaattgagataattttagcaaaacaagattaaatttttagatgttgtaaattttatggtattgaattgaatttttaatatttagaaaacattattgacaataaattacaaattcatttatatagatgacataaaattcaaatttatgaataataaaatcaattatagtACTTTAATATTCTATCTaactatcaaaatataaatgatgcatatctagaaattgaaaactttaaaaaaaattcactatttttatgatatattatagaatatttcaatcattataatttaaaaatacaacataacaattgttttatatatatactccctccggttttttttacttgtcgttctagagctttgcacacaaattaagaaactaGATTAATGTTCTATTATACCCtttctttaatacattttctaatttttttattggtcaaatcattaaaatagttgggataaaattggtatttttgtcaaacatatgcattggaaacctaaaacgacaagtattggaaaacaaaatttttagtctagaatgacaagtaaaaaaaaccagAGGGAGTAAGTTTTAAGagaaatatacattattatatcagcatatatgtatttacatgattattaatttattatattatttgaatcatattttacatggagatttcaaaaaaaaatattaacttattatcttatcgaattttgttattttttacattagCCCAACTTTGGAGTAGcaagatttattaatttttagtgtttataaatttatagtaTATTAATGCACAAGACTAAAGATAAGTCTTTGATGCATAAGGCACCAACACACTAGGGATCGAATCCCGCTCCCTACGAATAtagggattaggctaatggaCCGACATGTTATGGCCTATTGGTTgacataaaaaaatagaatattaatttatagaggttttacttacttctattttattttttatttcattaatttcccaatatttttgttataaattatgaacaaatGTCATCTTTTTTAGTATTACCAAAATGTtttaaacaacttaaaaaaaaaagatgggtaATCGATTTCTTTAGATTTCGTTCTAATGATGTGGTCGCAATTTGGTTAACCAACTCTCTTTTTTGTGTCTAACAAATGTCCTGCGCCGGATCTCAATGATCTCATTTGACTAATAGACAGAAGTAATGGAGCATATAAATTTCATCAATTCTTTCATTTAATTGAAACACaatgaatcaaatcaaacagACAAATACATTTTGATCCGGTGTTTTAAAGTTTAATGATATTGGAAAATGGAACCAAATTAATCAATTAAAGAATTCTCTACTTACTATTATTAttgacaacacaaaaaaaaaaaataataaaataagttaaATAATCAACCGAAAGGATTTTAGACAACTTGAAGAACCTTTCCCTTGTCTTCATATGTCTTTTCTCCGACCGAATTAGTTGTGTCCAGGTCACGCCGAAAACACGCATATGCTTAGCCAGCAAGGTAATACAATTTCACCTCGAACAGGCTTCAAAAGGCCCATTTTCAAAAAGCCCATGTTAGAAACAAGAATTGACTTTGAACAGTGTCAACTGGTTGGAAGAAGCTGACGCATTATCTCGTCCATACACCAACTTGCTCTTATCgaaacacaaaaaccctagcCACGCGCCTCCCACTCTTCACGCCCTTAACCCTAGTTTCATACAACGGCGCCGTTTCAATGGAGATTATAACTCACGCGCGAGTAAGGAGAGTATAATCCTTTTACAGCTCATTATGAGTCAGCAGCCTTGAGagcttttttattcttcttttcttcttctcaatttctttttttcttcttcttctgtctttcCACAAATTTCCTCCgatttcaaattcttttttttccggtgaaatcgaaaaaaagaaaaatctgagATCTTTCTTCTATCTCTAATGGCGACATCGTTAAGCAGAGATCAATACGTGTACATGGCGAAGCTTGCTGAGCAAGCCGAGCGTTACGAAAAGATGGTTCAGTTCATGGAACAGCTCGTAAGTGGGGCGACACCAGCCGGTGAACTCACCGTTGAAGAGAGGAACCTTCTCTCCGTCGCGTATAAGAACGTGATTGGATCTCTCCGTGCCGCGTGGAGAATCGTGTCTTCGATCGAGCAGAAGGAAGAGAGCAGGAAGAACGAAGAACACGTGTCGCTAGTCAAGGATTACAGATCTAAGGTTGAGACTGAGCTTTCTTCGATCTGTTCAGGAATCCTCAGGTTGCTTGATTCGCATCTCGTTCCTTCTGCTACTACTAGTGAGTCTAAGGTCTTTTACCTCAAGATGAAAGGAGATTACCATCGTTATCTCGCCGAGTTCAAATCTGGTGATGAGAGGAAGACTGCTGCTGAAGATACTATGATCTCTTACAAAGCTGCTCAGGTTTGATTTCGTTAATTCTTAGACTTAGGGTTTATGAATCTATCCAGTTTAGGTTGCTTCTCtgtaccccaaaaaaaaacccctatTTTCTAGATCACTTTAATTAGCTAATCTGTTATCAGTATGTCTCATAATTGGTAATTTGGTCTCGCATTGTATTTGATCAAATCGCTAAAAGTAGTCAACTTTAACAATTTTTCAATTGCTTCAATGGAAAGAGTTTcattctttgatgcttgttgttgtgaaaaatatgtttttttgctcattcatgtgtgtttttgttttgaaggacGTTGCAATTGCTGATTTAGCACCTACACATCCGATCAGGCTGGGTCTGGCTCTCAATTTCTCAGTGTTTTACTACGAGATTCTCAACTCTTCTGAGAAAGCTTGTAGCATGGCCAAACAGGTACTCTTTTCTTCATTCCTCTAAactgcttgtttgtttgttttttttagagtttgCAGGTTCTCTGTTTGGTTCTAAAGATTAATCATTGTTTCAAGTTGGGTTTGGGAgagtctttctcttttttcttgcttggtgtttttgattttgagtaaCTAAACTGACCACTTGTTTGACTATTCCCCCCTATTGGCCCCATCTTGCATTCATTGTGTTGGATTGATTTGAATTGAGTTTTGATGTATGTACCAGAAATAGAGaagtttgtttataaaaaaaaaagtaactctTTCTTCCTTTCTGAACGGACCCActtctttttaataaacaagagagattctAAAGAAAAGACATTCTGCAAAGTCCTCTTTCTTTATAGACCTATTTTTTGACCATACGCTTCTTCACATTAACCAAATTATTCCTTCTGTCAGTAGAATCTCTTAGAATGACAAAGGCTTTACAAGATCTTTCATACATTATGCATACGAGATTGTATAGAATCTGATCATTGAGTGCATGTTGATTCCGGAACATCTCATATACAATAAGACTGTGAAGATATCTGAGATCATTGTATTTCTAACTTGTTCTTGTTGATTCATAACCTGAGTAGGCTTTTGAAGAAGCCATTGCTGAGCTGGACACATTGGGAGAGGAGTCATACAAAGACAGTACTCTCATCATGCAGTTGCTTAGGGACAATCTAACCCTTTGGACCTCCGATATGCAGGTTTGTCCTATCCtatacttttcttttcatatttcAGTCTCATCATGAGAAACTCGCATAGTGTTGATCATTGATACTCTTATAAGACTATTCGGATAATAACACCTTGAAACTCAATGATCGACTGCTTTATTCAGGAGCAGATGGATGACGCCTGAAAGTCTAATGGAAGAAAAGACGGTTATGTAATGTTCCTGCAACCATAACCGATAATCGAgttcaaaccctaaaacccccCTTTTCTGTAAAACttgtcgaaaaaaaaaagtttgtttcttttatgaCAGTTTATGTGCACAGCTTTGGTGTTATCTGCTGCTCTGTTccaactctgtttctttttttttttttttttctaatttatccTCCCTCATCTTTgcttttttctcaaaatttatatatttcagaCGAATAACAGTGTCCCAAATCTTAGCTTTCCTCCAGATTGATGAGACGGTGCGTGTATCTTttagacagaaacaaaaaaacatgaattcaCTTAATGTGTGGTAAAGTTtacggtttggtttagtttctaGACTACTAATAGTAAGGCAAAAAAAAGGATTCGGAGaagcaacacaaaaacaaatgagAGGAATTTAGACCGTGATCAACTGATTATGGTGGCATATTGAAATGTGATTATGGTGGCATACTGATTAGTGACCAGTATGTAAATGATTGAAAAAGCAATGGAAGACAAGTGCGTGAGCGTGATGGCATTTAAAATATTCTTAAGATAAAGGATAATACTTGAATAAGACAAAGATtaaatggcaaaaaaatgaatcaaaaaaTACTTTCCTTGATCTCGAGCGTTTGtgagcaagaagaagatgaagagttgAGCCTAATTACGATTTCCTGATCTCCCGTATTGATATGACTTGATTACTTGGAACATGTTTTATGGAGATATTTATCTGTCGATTACGATTACATTTAGATGATCTGTTTAGTTTATTTAGTAAACTGATTTTAGTTATATACATATGTGTGtcttcaattatatatatatatatatatatacatatcatgtTGACTTTTTCTTGACTTCACTGATGTGGGATCTACTAGCTAATTTATGTATGTTCTGTCTAGGACAGAGaatgggtttttaattttttttgtgaaaagcaaagaaagaaaggtTTTGTCTAAAAAGATTTGTGGATTTAAAGTAAAAGGTACTAATACTACATGATCTAAAACTTTTGACAAGCGGAAGAGCTAAGAAAACAGATTGTTAATGAACATTgatcttaatttgattttgcaGAGTGGTAGTGAAGGAAACAAAGCAGGGCTGTATCCAGAGTTAATTTCCCATCTTCTGCTTGATGCGCATGCCTTTGAAGTTAACCAGACTGTATGTAAACGATTGTAGCATacatgttttgtcttttttttgacGATGTATAGATGTGTGCCTACCGGTGTGGTTGAAAAAGTGATGAGGTGTGTATATATGCATCATATTAGGTGTGTGTAGATGTGTTATTTGTATGTATAAAACTTAAGGGTGAATGTGTATGTAGACTGTATAGATGCGCGTGTATGATGTGTGAGCTAGCGAGCGTAGAGGAATGACGAACATACTAAAATGACTAACGAAACTACTCGCCCAGACCAAACGATAAGTTAGTTGAAACACTAAAATTACTAACTACAACCTAGTCGATTTTTgcacataataataaaaagaactcTAATCGATTAAGACCAAACGATCGCTTAGACGAATTGACGAAACACACATATAAATGATTAACACCAATCTAATTGCCAAAAACGACACGATCAATGGACGTAACCCACAAAAATGATTAACGTTAGTAATAATCGATCTAGggttcaagttttttttttagattaggGGTCACGTTAGTAATAACGATCCGTGTCTGATATCAAAATCGGATTTGAACCATCTGGCCACTCGAACAAAGTTGACCATAGGCGTGCATAAAAACATGAATTATTTAttcacactaaaaaaaaattatgagagaGGCAGAAACTACAAGTTAGAATCTCAGAACAAGcaaaacattaaaaccaaaaaaaaatttaaaaccaaaaaaaacaagcaaaacattaAAGTGTACTTGGACCACTTTTGTCTGGCATTTGcatgcatgaaaaaaaaaaaattataaagagtgagtctttttagtttttcatattttacttaCGATACttaaaacttttgtttcttctccacCGCTCTACCCCGAAAAGATAAAAGACTGTAAAAAACATCAAAGTTTAGCAGCCCACACGTGATCGCCAATTCACGTTATTACTATACTTaattactactaccaacaaaagaaaaaaagcaactTGGTAAAATGATATTCTTCTTATATATCTTTTAGGATTAATCAAACCAGATCTTCAAACATGTTTGCGGTcgtagttataatttttttatccttCCTTATAAACACTATATTTTACAGTTTCCAAAACATTTCAATCTGGATTTTAGAAAGCTGTGTAGTcgtaaccaaaaaaagaaaacaaaggaaagGCTGGATTTTTTGGTGCGCATCTTAGTCATTTTTCCTACCATTcttacagttttatatttattttcttcctaCAAAATAGGACTTTGTTAAAATGATAAGGAATGAATGTTTCATTCCATAACATGACTAACATAGTAGTTGAGAGTTGAAAACCAATGGCCCGATGACCATTTGCAAAGTAATTTTAAGCAAGAATCTTTGTGTGGTGTTCTCAAGCAACTCGTCGCGTAGTGTTTATTTTCAAGTGGTACAAAATACTAGTTTatccaaaaagataaaagaaaaatactaatCACCTGAAAATATACTAATCACCTGAAAATATACTAATCGTTGGAGGTGATAG harbors:
- the LOC104762712 gene encoding uncharacterized protein LOC104762712 isoform X3; this encodes MFKEAGLRSLGEDVVGSRWTIGNRKLDAKSAANTNSGHPFGFKSAPPLSSATKPAARAQNGLGRNGAKVFGADEFSDSATSTEVSYEAEACGVRNNVSSHNEFERRNVEAGTSGRPQNGTITSTSSLPRFPTFHASEQGPWSAMIAYEACVRLCLHSWSTDSVSEASYFLNNECKIMRNAFSLQRFFLQSEEELLGKGPSELVTETSAPKSKKTIGKIRLQVRRIKMGLDPPPGCNIATLKVSKEKLDVVRHHIEELNSTLSSGWKAAKKVHVTPQVPLNGSLSRQSLAYLQAAARYLKQVSKAVKNEIVTSHTGPQTYEAVQETYSCSLRLKSSAEEDQIKTQPGSGETFIFLPDSLGDDLITEVRDSKGQLLGRVVAQLAAIADDPQSDKLRWLPIYHEPEHELIGRIQLQFTYSSSLDEKTKCGLVAETSAYDLVLEVAMKEERFQRKNLLFKGPWHWMITRFASYYGVSDAYTRLRYLSYVMDVASPTKDCLDLIYDFLLPIIMKSNYKAVLSHQENRLLGEIDEQIQQILASAFENYKSLDELSFSGMKDVFESATGTPAPAIESAVKLYGLRNDVLTPEAQLKLCRYFQAASKKRSRRHLLETNDLLNRSEGAPVDPMALPASYQKMKSLILSLKNEISSDIAIHNCNVLPSFIDLPNYSAAIYSVDLCNRLREFLLVWPPPGPSPAVVELVITTADFQRDISSWNINPIKGGVNAKELFYSYITTWIEEKRRVLYELCKLETSKACGEIPGLTSPFVDEMYERLNGTLDEYDIIIRRWPEYAISLEKVVADSEKAIVEAMEKQFAEILSPLKESKIFGLKIVQKFTKGTPNPYSVPKELGVLLNSMKRVLDILRPSIENRFKLWNSYIPDGENRVLGERLSEVTVLLRAKFRSYMQALVEKLAENTRIQSQMKLKTIIHDLRETTAEPDVRNRMTALKDLLDKTIDHLHGVFLPDVFVSICRGIWDRMGQDVLRLLEDRKDNVTWHKGPRIAVSVLDEIFATQMQSLLGNALKPEHLEPPRSMMELRSMLCKDSTNHREGGYNY
- the LOC104762712 gene encoding uncharacterized protein LOC104762712 isoform X4: MFKEAGLRSLGEDVVGSRWTIGNRKLDAKSAANTNSGHPFGFKSAPPLSSATKPAARAQNGLGRNGAKVFGADEFSDSATSTEVSYEAEACGVRNNVSSHNEFERRNVEAGTSGRPQNGTITSTSSLPRFPTFHASEQGPWSAMIAYEACVRLCLHSWSTDSVSEASYFLNNECKIMRNAFSLQRFFLQSEEELLGKGPSELVTETSAPKSKKTIGKIRLQVRRIKMGLDPPPGCNIATLKVSKEKLDVVRHHIEELNSTLSSGWKAAKKVHVTPQVPLNGSLSRQSLAYLQAAARYLKQVSKAVKNEIVTSHTGPQTYEAVQETYSCSLRLKSSAEEDQIKTQPGSGETFIFLPDSLGDDLITEVRDSKGQLLGRVVAQLAAIADDPSDKLRWLPIYHEPEHELIGRIQLQFTYSSSLDEKTKCGLVAETSAYDLVLEVAMKEERFQRKNLLFKGPWHWMITRFASYYGVSDAYTRLRYLSYVMDVASPTKDCLDLIYDFLLPIIMKSNYKAVLSHQENRLLGEIDEQIQQILASAFENYKSLDELSFSGMKDVFESATGTPAPAIESAVKLYGLRNDVLTPEAQLKLCRYFQAASKKRSRRHLLETNDLLNRSEGAPVDPMALPASYQKMKSLILSLKNEISSDIAIHNCNVLPSFIDLPNYSAAIYSVDLCNRLREFLLVWPPPGPSPAVVELVITTADFQRDISSWNINPIKGGVNAKELFYSYITTWIEEKRRVLYELCKLETSKACGEIPGLTSPFVDEMYERLNGTLDEYDIIIRRWPEYAISLEKVVADSEKAIVEAMEKQFAEILSPLKESKIFGLKIVQKFTKGTPNPYSVPKELGVLLNSMKRVLDILRPSIENRFKLWNSYIPDGENRVLGERLSEVTVLLRAKFRSYMQALVEKLAENTRIQSQMKLKTIIHDLRETTAEPDVRNRMTALKDLLDKTIDHLHGVFLPDVFVSICRGIWDRMGQDVLRLLEDRKDNVTWHKGPRIAVSVLDEIFATQMQSLLGNALKPEHLEPPRSMMELRSMLCKDSTNHREGGYNY